The following proteins come from a genomic window of Papaver somniferum cultivar HN1 unplaced genomic scaffold, ASM357369v1 unplaced-scaffold_65, whole genome shotgun sequence:
- the LOC113343707 gene encoding uncharacterized protein LOC113343707: MDDLELIIPYDGSMLTIEKEIPYDHESPDVPDFLSYHPLRNDDDPTIISKKDWIESIMDWNLPDDVIRSNLESEDGAVSIHICGISGKGYGAILRDPRYVPVLARSKRLSGVDATMSTFYSRLKWSRTWGKNCSGL, from the exons ATGGATGATCTTGAATTAATAATTCCCTATGATGGTTCTATGCTGACAATAGAGAAG GAGATTCCATATGATCATGAATCACCTGATGTACCTGACTTTTTAAGTTATCATCCTCTGAGAAATGATGATGACCCTACAATTATTTCAAAAAAAGATTGGATTGAGAGTATAATGGATTGGAATCTTCCTGATGATGTTATTAGGTCAAATTTAGAATCTGAAGACGGGGCAGTATCTATTCATATATGTGGTATCTCAGGTAAAGGCTATGGGGCAATCTTACGTGATCCCCGGTATGTCCCAGTACTGGCTAGGTCCAAACGTCTCTCAGGTGTAGACGCCACTATGTCTACATTCTATTCTAGGTTGAAATGGAGTCGCACTTGGGGTAAGAATTGCTCGGGATTATGA